From one Rosa rugosa chromosome 4, drRosRugo1.1, whole genome shotgun sequence genomic stretch:
- the LOC133743325 gene encoding uncharacterized protein LOC133743325, translated as MEGSMLATVILIFTIFTVASSIDDKCAACNAVAEELEWGLSKEKPRNHLDMRHRLDSQGQRRGKVIDYRVSELRVVELLDGLCDKMQDYTLRKIDSNRQEWIKVDNWDNLTTDKQEARAYSKDISTYCGRLLEETEDEIAELIKKGSLGVGDVSKVLCQDLSKHCSKTSASHEENGSNGGSDGEL; from the exons atggaaggGTCAATGCTCGCGACCGTGATTCTGATATTCACCATCTTCACCGTCGCTTCATCCATCGACGACAAATGCGCCGCCTGCAATGCCGTCGCG GAGGAGCTAGAGTGGGGACTTTCCAAA GAAAAGCCCAGAAACCACTTGGATATGAGACACCGGTTGGACTCCCAAGGTCAACGGAGAGGAAAGGTAATCGACTACAG AGTCAGTGAGCTCAGAGTTGTTGAACTCCTCGATGGACTTTGTGATAAGATGCAGGATTACACTCTTCGCAAG ATAGATTCAAACAGACAAGAGTGGATCAAAGTGGATAATTGGGATAACCTCACAACAG ATAAACAAGAAGCTAGAGCATATTCAAAGGATATATCAACTTACTGTGGAAG GTTACTTGAGGAAACAGAAGATGAG ATTGCAGAATTGATAAAGAAAGGATCTCTTGGAGTAGGAGATGTAAGCAAGGTTCTATGTCAAGATTTGAGCAAACACTGCAGCAAAACAAG TGCTTCACATGAGGAAAATGGTTCTAATGGTGGATCAGATGGAGAACTCTGA